A window from Cryptomeria japonica chromosome 1, Sugi_1.0, whole genome shotgun sequence encodes these proteins:
- the LOC131026776 gene encoding uncharacterized protein LOC131026776 isoform X3: MGCASSKKVLRTRSFQQNLQRPFPRVAAIPIIEDFLFANNHEQFVAMICKKNNFTMQISSAATQETSPSFISKDNEGSFPREEESEKHKPQEEESEECKPTEEESEKLKPKEEKSKECKATDEESEECNVTEEESEECKFTEENKPEVIKTWELMEGLEDGETDHTSEKFVDNGDKTRVTRTGRRSKSMENFHTLEEYDMILAGSKTSLWDRNSKRYLYYLGSKALENVTEFTLRSVIRTDSLPPKPSNTTPILIDWKEESKDNHICALESSVLQAASELRDTGNEIISQENSSITEVVPENISRQENNHFVEATGRNIYSADINLEIDHSTKKNSSKRSLHERVKLNDIGGISITSTPNFPAVGSLRDWLNSGGHLYSPGVTTTSFGNYIHGDQWSSTNTTGNSEQFRIGEVESEMHSFSALEMDKKATIIRDSSVSSCSSSSVSAIEKENRDTPLFDPELLASFEKALEQLSNEEKCVLRLIDDSSHFLSEDCHPEDSENGLHDSSRMEDISI, encoded by the exons ATGGGTTGCGCATCATCTAAAAAGGTTTTGAGAACAAGGAGCTTCCAACAGAATTTGCAGCGACCATTTCCTCGAGTTGCAGCAATACCTATAATAGAAGATTTCCTCTTCGCAAACAACCATGAACAGTTTGTGGCTATGATCTGCAAGAAAAACAATTTTACTATGCAAATTTCTAGTGCAGCAACACAAGAGACTTCACCCTCTTTCATCAGCAAGGATAATGAAG GGAGTTTCCCAAGAGAGGAAGAATCAGAAAAGCACAAACCCCAGGAGGAAGAATCAGAAGAATGCAAACCCACTGAGGAAGAATCAGAAAAGCTCAAACCCAAGGAGGAAAAGTCAAAAGAATGCAAAGCCACTGACGAAGAATCAGAAGAATGCAATGTTACAGAGGAAGAATCAGAAGAATGCAAATTTACAGAGGAGAACAAGCCAGAGGTTATTAAAACATGGGAGCTCATGGAAGGTCTGGAAGATGGAGAAACTGATCATACTTCTGAGAAATTCGTTGACAATGGGGACAAGACAAGAGTTACAAGGACAGGCAGAAGATCAAAATCTATGGAAAATTTTCATACGCTGGAGGAATATGATATGATTCTTGCTGGAAGCAAGACTTCCTTATGGGATAGGAACTCCAAAAGGTACCTATATTATTTAGGTTCCAAGGCCTTAGAAAATGTTACGGAATTCACTTTGAGATCAGTAATTAGGACTGACTCACTTCCACCAAAACCAAGCAACACAACCCCCATTTTGATTGACTGGAAAGAGGAATCAAAGGATAATCATATATGTGCTTTGGAATCGTCTGTTCTCCAAGCTGCTTCTGAACTGAGAGATACAGGAAATGAAATCATCAGCCAAGAAAACAGTAGTATTACAGAGGTAGTTCCAGAAAACATTAGTAGACAGGAAAATAATCACTTTGTTGAGGCAACTGGAAGAAATATTTATTCGGCAGATATAAATTTAGAAATAGATCattctacaaagaaaaattcaagcaaGAGAAGTTTGCATGAAAGAGTTAAACTTAATGATATTGGGGGCATTAGTATCACATCTACTCCTAATTTTCCTGCAGTAGGAAGCTTAAGAGACTGGCTGAATAGTGGGGGGCATCTTTACTCTCCAGGGGTAACCACTACTAGTTTTGGCAATTATATCCATGGAGATCAATGGTCATCTACCAACACTACTGGAAACTCTGAGCAGTTTCGGATTGGTGAAGTTGAAAGTGAGATGCATTCTTTCTCTGCTCTTGAAATGGATAAAAAAGCAACAATTATTAGAGACTCGAGTGTTTCTTCTTGTTCTAGTTCTTCAGTTTCTGCTATTGAGAAGGAAAATCGGGACACTCCTCTATTTGACCCGGAACTCTTAGCCTCATTTGAGAAGGCACTTGAGCAGCTATCCAATGAGGAAAAATGTGTGCTGAGACTAATAGATGACAGCTCACATTTTCTGAGTGAGGATTGCCATCCAGAAGACAGTGAAAATGGTCTACATGATAGCAGCAGAATGGAGGACATCTCCATATAG
- the LOC131026776 gene encoding uncharacterized protein LOC131026776 isoform X1, protein MGCASSKKVLRTRSFQQNLQRPFPRVAAIPIIEDFLFANNHEQFVAMICKKNNFTMQISSAATQETSPSFISKDNEGKGTVRENPEMVTSVLQSGSFPREEESEKHKPQEEESEECKPTEEESEKLKPKEEKSKECKATDEESEECNVTEEESEECKFTEENKPEVIKTWELMEGLEDGETDHTSEKFVDNGDKTRVTRTGRRSKSMENFHTLEEYDMILAGSKTSLWDRNSKRYLYYLGSKALENVTEFTLRSVIRTDSLPPKPSNTTPILIDWKEESKDNHICALESSVLQAASELRDTGNEIISQENSSITEVVPENISRQENNHFVEATGRNIYSADINLEIDHSTKKNSSKRSLHERVKLNDIGGISITSTPNFPAVGSLRDWLNSGGHLYSPGVTTTSFGNYIHGDQWSSTNTTGNSEQFRIGEVESEMHSFSALEMDKKATIIRDSSVSSCSSSSVSAIEKENRDTPLFDPELLASFEKALEQLSNEEKCVLRLIDDSSHFLSEDCHPEDSENGLHDSSRMEDISI, encoded by the exons ATGGGTTGCGCATCATCTAAAAAGGTTTTGAGAACAAGGAGCTTCCAACAGAATTTGCAGCGACCATTTCCTCGAGTTGCAGCAATACCTATAATAGAAGATTTCCTCTTCGCAAACAACCATGAACAGTTTGTGGCTATGATCTGCAAGAAAAACAATTTTACTATGCAAATTTCTAGTGCAGCAACACAAGAGACTTCACCCTCTTTCATCAGCAAGGATAATGAAG GAAAAGGAACTGTAAGAGAAAACCCTGAAATGGTAACGTCAGTTTTGCAATCAGGGAGTTTCCCAAGAGAGGAAGAATCAGAAAAGCACAAACCCCAGGAGGAAGAATCAGAAGAATGCAAACCCACTGAGGAAGAATCAGAAAAGCTCAAACCCAAGGAGGAAAAGTCAAAAGAATGCAAAGCCACTGACGAAGAATCAGAAGAATGCAATGTTACAGAGGAAGAATCAGAAGAATGCAAATTTACAGAGGAGAACAAGCCAGAGGTTATTAAAACATGGGAGCTCATGGAAGGTCTGGAAGATGGAGAAACTGATCATACTTCTGAGAAATTCGTTGACAATGGGGACAAGACAAGAGTTACAAGGACAGGCAGAAGATCAAAATCTATGGAAAATTTTCATACGCTGGAGGAATATGATATGATTCTTGCTGGAAGCAAGACTTCCTTATGGGATAGGAACTCCAAAAGGTACCTATATTATTTAGGTTCCAAGGCCTTAGAAAATGTTACGGAATTCACTTTGAGATCAGTAATTAGGACTGACTCACTTCCACCAAAACCAAGCAACACAACCCCCATTTTGATTGACTGGAAAGAGGAATCAAAGGATAATCATATATGTGCTTTGGAATCGTCTGTTCTCCAAGCTGCTTCTGAACTGAGAGATACAGGAAATGAAATCATCAGCCAAGAAAACAGTAGTATTACAGAGGTAGTTCCAGAAAACATTAGTAGACAGGAAAATAATCACTTTGTTGAGGCAACTGGAAGAAATATTTATTCGGCAGATATAAATTTAGAAATAGATCattctacaaagaaaaattcaagcaaGAGAAGTTTGCATGAAAGAGTTAAACTTAATGATATTGGGGGCATTAGTATCACATCTACTCCTAATTTTCCTGCAGTAGGAAGCTTAAGAGACTGGCTGAATAGTGGGGGGCATCTTTACTCTCCAGGGGTAACCACTACTAGTTTTGGCAATTATATCCATGGAGATCAATGGTCATCTACCAACACTACTGGAAACTCTGAGCAGTTTCGGATTGGTGAAGTTGAAAGTGAGATGCATTCTTTCTCTGCTCTTGAAATGGATAAAAAAGCAACAATTATTAGAGACTCGAGTGTTTCTTCTTGTTCTAGTTCTTCAGTTTCTGCTATTGAGAAGGAAAATCGGGACACTCCTCTATTTGACCCGGAACTCTTAGCCTCATTTGAGAAGGCACTTGAGCAGCTATCCAATGAGGAAAAATGTGTGCTGAGACTAATAGATGACAGCTCACATTTTCTGAGTGAGGATTGCCATCCAGAAGACAGTGAAAATGGTCTACATGATAGCAGCAGAATGGAGGACATCTCCATATAG
- the LOC131026776 gene encoding uncharacterized protein LOC131026776 isoform X2 — MGCASSKKVLRTRSFQQNLQRPFPRVAAIPIIEDFLFANNHEQFVAMICKKNNFTMQISSAATQETSPSFISKDNEVLQSGSFPREEESEKHKPQEEESEECKPTEEESEKLKPKEEKSKECKATDEESEECNVTEEESEECKFTEENKPEVIKTWELMEGLEDGETDHTSEKFVDNGDKTRVTRTGRRSKSMENFHTLEEYDMILAGSKTSLWDRNSKRYLYYLGSKALENVTEFTLRSVIRTDSLPPKPSNTTPILIDWKEESKDNHICALESSVLQAASELRDTGNEIISQENSSITEVVPENISRQENNHFVEATGRNIYSADINLEIDHSTKKNSSKRSLHERVKLNDIGGISITSTPNFPAVGSLRDWLNSGGHLYSPGVTTTSFGNYIHGDQWSSTNTTGNSEQFRIGEVESEMHSFSALEMDKKATIIRDSSVSSCSSSSVSAIEKENRDTPLFDPELLASFEKALEQLSNEEKCVLRLIDDSSHFLSEDCHPEDSENGLHDSSRMEDISI; from the exons ATGGGTTGCGCATCATCTAAAAAGGTTTTGAGAACAAGGAGCTTCCAACAGAATTTGCAGCGACCATTTCCTCGAGTTGCAGCAATACCTATAATAGAAGATTTCCTCTTCGCAAACAACCATGAACAGTTTGTGGCTATGATCTGCAAGAAAAACAATTTTACTATGCAAATTTCTAGTGCAGCAACACAAGAGACTTCACCCTCTTTCATCAGCAAGGATAATGAAG TTTTGCAATCAGGGAGTTTCCCAAGAGAGGAAGAATCAGAAAAGCACAAACCCCAGGAGGAAGAATCAGAAGAATGCAAACCCACTGAGGAAGAATCAGAAAAGCTCAAACCCAAGGAGGAAAAGTCAAAAGAATGCAAAGCCACTGACGAAGAATCAGAAGAATGCAATGTTACAGAGGAAGAATCAGAAGAATGCAAATTTACAGAGGAGAACAAGCCAGAGGTTATTAAAACATGGGAGCTCATGGAAGGTCTGGAAGATGGAGAAACTGATCATACTTCTGAGAAATTCGTTGACAATGGGGACAAGACAAGAGTTACAAGGACAGGCAGAAGATCAAAATCTATGGAAAATTTTCATACGCTGGAGGAATATGATATGATTCTTGCTGGAAGCAAGACTTCCTTATGGGATAGGAACTCCAAAAGGTACCTATATTATTTAGGTTCCAAGGCCTTAGAAAATGTTACGGAATTCACTTTGAGATCAGTAATTAGGACTGACTCACTTCCACCAAAACCAAGCAACACAACCCCCATTTTGATTGACTGGAAAGAGGAATCAAAGGATAATCATATATGTGCTTTGGAATCGTCTGTTCTCCAAGCTGCTTCTGAACTGAGAGATACAGGAAATGAAATCATCAGCCAAGAAAACAGTAGTATTACAGAGGTAGTTCCAGAAAACATTAGTAGACAGGAAAATAATCACTTTGTTGAGGCAACTGGAAGAAATATTTATTCGGCAGATATAAATTTAGAAATAGATCattctacaaagaaaaattcaagcaaGAGAAGTTTGCATGAAAGAGTTAAACTTAATGATATTGGGGGCATTAGTATCACATCTACTCCTAATTTTCCTGCAGTAGGAAGCTTAAGAGACTGGCTGAATAGTGGGGGGCATCTTTACTCTCCAGGGGTAACCACTACTAGTTTTGGCAATTATATCCATGGAGATCAATGGTCATCTACCAACACTACTGGAAACTCTGAGCAGTTTCGGATTGGTGAAGTTGAAAGTGAGATGCATTCTTTCTCTGCTCTTGAAATGGATAAAAAAGCAACAATTATTAGAGACTCGAGTGTTTCTTCTTGTTCTAGTTCTTCAGTTTCTGCTATTGAGAAGGAAAATCGGGACACTCCTCTATTTGACCCGGAACTCTTAGCCTCATTTGAGAAGGCACTTGAGCAGCTATCCAATGAGGAAAAATGTGTGCTGAGACTAATAGATGACAGCTCACATTTTCTGAGTGAGGATTGCCATCCAGAAGACAGTGAAAATGGTCTACATGATAGCAGCAGAATGGAGGACATCTCCATATAG